The sequence GCCGATCCCCGGGCCCTCCGCGGTGATCGCTGCGCTCTCCGCCGCCGGCGTGCCCGCCGATCGGTTTCTCTTCGAGGGCTTCCTGCCCAACAAGCCGGGGCGACGGCTCAATCGCCTGCGGACCTTGCGCGAGCTCGAGACGACGCTGGTCTTCTACGAATCCCCCCACCGCATCCTCGCCACGCTGGGCGCCGTCGCCGAGGTGTTCGGCGAGGCGCCCCTGGTGGTGGCGCGCGAGCTGACCAAGCAGTTCGAGGAGATCGTGGAGGGGACGGCCGCCATGCTGGCCGAGCGCTTCGCCAAGGGAACGGCGCGCGGCGAGTTCACGGTGGTGATCCCGCACACGAAGGCGCGAAGCGAGAAGGAGCCGGGCGAGGCGGAGGTGGAGAGTGAATAGGCGAACCTTGCTGACCCGGGCCGCCGCCGTGGCGCTCGCGCCGTGGCTCGGTCGCTCCTGTGCGCCGTCGCCGGGATCGGGCCGCGCGCCGAGCGGCGCGCTTCGACGCGTGCGGCCGTCCGATCCGGAATGGCCGAGCGCGGCCCGCTGGGCCCTGCTCGATCGCGAGGTCGACGGTCGGCTCATCAAGGTCCAGTCGCCCCTTCTGGCGTGCGTGGAGAACGCCGACAGCGCCCCATGTGTCGAGCTGGGGAAGCAGCTCACCAATACCTACTACCTCGGCGACGAGGTCGGGCTGACCCAGTCCCTCGGCTGGGTGGACGCCTGGACGTCGCAGCCGAGCGTGTACGCCGTCGCCGCGCAGACGACCGCGGACGTGGTGGCCGCGGTCAACTTCGCGCGCGCGCATCGCCTGCGGCTCGTGGTGAAGGGGGGCGGCCACAGCTATCTCGGTACGTCCTCTTCGCCGGACTCGCTCCTCGTCTGGACGCGGCGCATGAATGCCGTCACGGTGCACGACGCCTTCATTCCGTCCGGCTGCGCGGGGCGGATGGCGCCGCAGCCCGCCGTCACCGTCGGGGCCGGCGCGATCTGGATGTCCGTCTACAACGAGGTGACCACGCGGGCTGGTCGCTACGTCCAGGGCGGGGGATGCGTGACCGTCGGCGTGGCCGGTCTCATCCAGAGCGGAGGATTCGGGAGCTTCTCGAAGCGCTATGGCCTGGCCGCGGCGGGTCTCCTCGAGGCCGAGGTCGTCACCGCCGACGGCCTGGCGCGGACCGCCAATCCCTGCACCCATCCGGACCTCTTCTGGGGCTCAAGGGCGGCGGCGGGGGAAGCCTCGGCGTCGTGACGCGGCTCACCCTGCGAACGCGGGAGCTGCCGGCGCGCTTCGGCGCGGCGGTCCTCACGGTCAAGGCGGCGTCGGACAGCGCGTCCCGTCGCCTGATCGGCGAGATCGTCGGTTTCTACGCCGAGCGATTGTTCAATCCCCACTGGGGTGAGCAGCTCGTATTTCGCCGCGACGGTGCCGTCGAGGTGCGGATGGTGTTCCAGGGGCTCGATCAGCAGGAGGCGGAGCGCGTGTGGCAGCCGTTCCTCGACCGCGTGACCGCCTCGGGCGGGGAGCTGAGCCTGGAGGGGCGTCCCTTCGTCGCCGCCGTGCCGGCGCGGCGCTTCTGGGATCCCGCGTTCCTCCGGAGCGTGCGCGGCCTCGTGGTGGCGGACAGCCGGCCCGGCGCGCCCGAGGGCAATGTGCTGTGGGCGGGCGACGCGGGGCAGGCGGCGCAGGTGATTCACGGCTATCAGTCGGCGTGGCTGCCTGACGGGCTGCTCCAGCCAGCGCGCCGGGAGGCGCTCGCGGATGCGTTGTACGCGGCCACGCGGCACTGGGGCGTCGCGCTCCACGTCAACAAAGGGCTCGCCGGCGCGCCCGCGGACGACGTGGCCGCCGCGCGCGACACCGCGACCAATCCCGCGGTGCTGGACGCCTTCGCGCTGGCGATCAGCGCGGCCGCGGGCCCGCCCTGGCATCCGGGTCTGCGCGGCCACGAGCCCGACGTGGCCGCCGCGCGCACCCGCGCCGCCGCCATCGAGCGCGCCATGCGGGAGATCCGCCGGGTGGCGCCCGCCGCGGGCTCCTATGTCTCCGAGAGCAATTTCTTCGAAGAGGGCTGGCGCGACGCCTACTGGGGCGCCAACTACCCACGCCTCCTCGCCGTCAAGGACCGGTATGATCCCGAGGGCCTCTTCTTCGTCCACCACGGGGTGGGGAGCGAGCGCTGGAGCGCCGACGGCTTCACGCGGCTCGCGTGACGGTGGGCGCCGCGGTCGTATCGGGCTAAGTCCGCGTCCGCAAACGCATTGGCGGCGCGGCCGCGCCATCCCGTATACTAGAGCGCCATGCGTATTCCTCGCGCCCTGACCATCGCCGGGTCGGATTCCGGCGGTGGGGCGGGCATCCAGGCCGACCTCAAGACCTTCTCGGCATTTCGGGTGTTCGGCACCTCGGTGATCACCGCGGTGACGGCCCAGAACTCCCTCGGCGTGCAGGGGGTGGAAAATCTCCCGCCCACCTTCGTGGCCCAGCAGCTCCACTCGGTGCTGGACGACTTCGGCGCCGACGCGGCGAAGTGCGGCATGCTCTCGACCGCGCCCATCATCGAGGCCATCGCGGACGTGCTGCGCGAGACGCCCATCGCGAACCTGGTGGTGGATCCGGTGATGGTGGCGAAGTCGGGCGACCCGCTGCTGCGCGCGGACGCGCGCCAGGCCCTCATCACGCGCATCCTGCCGCTGGCGCTGGTCGTGACGCCGAACCTGCCCGAGGCGGAAGCGCTCACCGGCGTGCCCGTCACGGACCGCGCGGGCATGGAGGACGCGGCGCGGCGCATCGCGGGGCTCGGCCCGCGCCACGTGCTCGTCAAGGGCGGCCATCTCAAGGGGGACGCGGTGGATCTCCTCTGGGACGGGCGCTCGTTCCAGACCTTCGCGTCGCCGCGCGTGGACTCGCCGAACACCCACGGCACCGGCTGCACGCTGTCCGCCGGGATCGCGGCCGGGCTCGCGCTCGGCTACTCCCTCACCGACGCCGTCACCCGCGCCAAGGCCTACGTGACCCGCGCCATCCGCGAAGGGTTCCAGGCCGGCCGCGGCGTCGGGCAGCTCCGACACTTCCTCGCCGAGTGGTGATGGCCAAGACCGACGACGAAGGCAAGATGTCGTTCCTGGAGCACCTGGGGGAGCTCCGCACCCGCATCATCTGGAGCCTCATCCCCACCGCGATCGGCATCCTCGTCGCGTTCCACTTCTCCGACCGGGTGCTCCTCTACCTCCGGCGGCCCCTGGACAAGGTCGACGTCAAACTCGTCGCACTGACGCCCACCGAGGCGTTCTGGACCAGCATGAAGATCTCCATGGTCATGGCGATCTTCATGGCCACGCCGGTGATCCTCTGGCAGGTATGGGCCTTCGTGGCGCCGGGACTGCACAAGCACGAGCGGCGCTTCGCCGGGCCCTTCGTCATCTTCGGCTCGCTCCTCTTCCTCGCCGGCGGCGCCTTCGCGCTCCTCGTCGTGATTCCCTTCGCCCTGC is a genomic window of Candidatus Methylomirabilota bacterium containing:
- a CDS encoding FAD-dependent oxidoreductase codes for the protein MNRRTLLTRAAAVALAPWLGRSCAPSPGSGRAPSGALRRVRPSDPEWPSAARWALLDREVDGRLIKVQSPLLACVENADSAPCVELGKQLTNTYYLGDEVGLTQSLGWVDAWTSQPSVYAVAAQTTADVVAAVNFARAHRLRLVVKGGGHSYLGTSSSPDSLLVWTRRMNAVTVHDAFIPSGCAGRMAPQPAVTVGAGAIWMSVYNEVTTRAGRYVQGGGCVTVGVAGLIQSGGFGSFSKRYGLAAAGLLEAEVVTADGLARTANPCTHPDLFWGSRAAAGEASAS
- the tatC gene encoding twin-arginine translocase subunit TatC, yielding MAKTDDEGKMSFLEHLGELRTRIIWSLIPTAIGILVAFHFSDRVLLYLRRPLDKVDVKLVALTPTEAFWTSMKISMVMAIFMATPVILWQVWAFVAPGLHKHERRFAGPFVIFGSLLFLAGGAFALLVVIPFALQFLLNFGKEQGIQPMISVSSHVDFIIKFTLAFGAVFELPLILTMLSKMGIVTPQFLSKNRKYAILINFIIAAILTPTPDIFNQTLMAGPLCLLYEIGIISARIFGKRSPKAAPQVAADAPPSESAS
- the thiD gene encoding bifunctional hydroxymethylpyrimidine kinase/phosphomethylpyrimidine kinase; this translates as MRIPRALTIAGSDSGGGAGIQADLKTFSAFRVFGTSVITAVTAQNSLGVQGVENLPPTFVAQQLHSVLDDFGADAAKCGMLSTAPIIEAIADVLRETPIANLVVDPVMVAKSGDPLLRADARQALITRILPLALVVTPNLPEAEALTGVPVTDRAGMEDAARRIAGLGPRHVLVKGGHLKGDAVDLLWDGRSFQTFASPRVDSPNTHGTGCTLSAGIAAGLALGYSLTDAVTRAKAYVTRAIREGFQAGRGVGQLRHFLAEW
- a CDS encoding SAM-dependent methyltransferase; this translates as PIPGPSAVIAALSAAGVPADRFLFEGFLPNKPGRRLNRLRTLRELETTLVFYESPHRILATLGAVAEVFGEAPLVVARELTKQFEEIVEGTAAMLAERFAKGTARGEFTVVIPHTKARSEKEPGEAEVESE
- a CDS encoding BBE domain-containing protein; its protein translation is MTRLTLRTRELPARFGAAVLTVKAASDSASRRLIGEIVGFYAERLFNPHWGEQLVFRRDGAVEVRMVFQGLDQQEAERVWQPFLDRVTASGGELSLEGRPFVAAVPARRFWDPAFLRSVRGLVVADSRPGAPEGNVLWAGDAGQAAQVIHGYQSAWLPDGLLQPARREALADALYAATRHWGVALHVNKGLAGAPADDVAAARDTATNPAVLDAFALAISAAAGPPWHPGLRGHEPDVAAARTRAAAIERAMREIRRVAPAAGSYVSESNFFEEGWRDAYWGANYPRLLAVKDRYDPEGLFFVHHGVGSERWSADGFTRLA